One window from the genome of Nicotiana tomentosiformis chromosome 5, ASM39032v3, whole genome shotgun sequence encodes:
- the LOC138892630 gene encoding uncharacterized protein: protein MERSLAMDVQGLANIFVRLDVSEPSRVLACVMAQSSLLERIKSRQFDILTWMIYVPNVDGLRELILEKAHSLRYSIHPSVTKMYYDLKRHYWWQRMKKDIFAYVSWCLNCQHVKYEHKKPGGLI, encoded by the exons ATGGAGAGGTCactagctatggatgttcagggcttggccaatatttttgtgagattggatgtttcagagcctagccgagttcttgcttgtgttatgGCACAGTCATcgttgttggagcgtatcaagtCTCGCCAGTTTgatatcctcactt GGATGATttatgttccaaatgttgatgggttgagagagttgatccttgagaaggctcacagtttgcgCTATTCCATTCATCCtagtgtcacgaagatgtactaTGACTTGAAACGACACTATTGGTGGcaaaggatgaagaaagacatctTTGCTTATGTAtcttggtgtttgaattgtcaacatgtgaagtacgagcataAGAAACCAGGTGGATTGATTTAG
- the LOC138892629 gene encoding uncharacterized mitochondrial protein AtMg00860-like has product MSFGLTNAPSTFMDLINRVFKPYMDSFMIIFIDNILIYSRSRAEHEQHLRNVLQTLRDRQLYAKFSKCEIWLDSVAFLGHFVSFEDIKVDPKKFEAVQNWPRPTSATEFRSFLGLGGYYLRFVDGFSSISAPLTKFTQKDDLFRWSDECELSFQKLKTTLIIAPVLVLPIGSGSYTVYCDSSRIGLGPMLM; this is encoded by the coding sequence atgtcatttggcttgactaatgccccatcaacctttatggatttgataaaccgggtgttcaagccctatatgGATTCTTTTATGATCATCTTCATTgataatattttgatttactcccgcagtcgagcggagcatgagcagcatctgcgaaacgtacttcagactctaagagatcgccaattatatgccaagttttcaaaatgtgagatctggttggactcggttgcctttttgggacatttTGTATCTTTTGAGGacattaaggtggatcctaagaagtttgaggcagttcagaactggcctagacccacttcagctacagagTTTCGAAGCTTCTTAGGTTTGGGGGGTTATTATCTCCGGTTTGTGgatgggttttcatctatctcagccccattgaccaagtttACCCAAAAGGATGatcttttcagatggtccgatgagtgtgagttaagctttcaaaagctcaagactacattgattatagccccagtgttggtgttgcctataggttcaggatcttacacggtgtattgtgattcATCACGTATTGGGCTTGGCCCCATGTTGATGTag